The following coding sequences are from one Panicum hallii strain FIL2 chromosome 5, PHallii_v3.1, whole genome shotgun sequence window:
- the LOC112894693 gene encoding DNA primase small subunit-like — MCTPMSYAGSANVGRDDEPVDSMEIDGQQQLKVEGPAEVPEGFNADYLRVYYGKLFPYGDFFKWLCYANDGKHPGCDQSYVGRREFSFTLENDIYLRFQSFDSAAELESSIKEKCPFKIDIGPVYSVDPAKRHAYAQSGNNVFVPVERELIFDIDISDYDDARYCCSGADVCSDCWPLMTIAIKILDTSLRDDFGFNHILWVYSGRRGVHCWVCDTRARKLSNEQRAAVADYFRVYKGGENTLKKVSLAGPVLHPFLARSYTDVLESFFEDKLLLSQQLFASEERCQKILDLIPDENVASELHDKWQGNRRSSISKEDVNAARWKQLKMTLQSGKHKAQGLRRCVEEIIFSYTYPRLDMEVSKHMNHLLKAPFCIHPKTGRVCVPIDPNNCDDFDPTAVPTLSQLLGELNAAGFQTDSENNWERTSLEKSIRFFRTSFLQPLLKACKEELESAYNAKLQQSKNSLDW, encoded by the exons ATGTGTACACCCATGTCCTATGCTGGGTCCGCCAATGTGGGTAGGGACGATGAGCCGGTTGACTCTATGGAGATTGACGGCCAGCAGCAGCTAAAGGTAGAAGGCCCTGCTGAGGTGCCGGAGGGGTTCAACGCCGACTACCTCCGAGTCTACTACG GAAAGCTCTTCCCATATGGCGATTTCTTCAAATGGCTTTGCTATGCAAATG ATGGAAAGCACCCCGGATGTGATCAGTCATATGTTGGACGTCGAGAGTTTTCATTTACACTAGAGAATGACATCTACCTGCGCTTCCAATCCTTTGATAGTGCTGCTGAATTGGAGAGTTCTATCAAGGAGAAGTGCCCTTTCAAGATTGATATTGGACCTGTCTACAGCGTAGAT CCTGCAAAGCGTCATGCTTACGCCCAATCTGGCAATAATGTCTTTGTACCAGTGGAAAGGGAACTAATTTTTGACATT GATATATCTGATTATGATGATGCGCGCTACTGCTGCTCTGGAGCTGATGTCTGCTCGGACTGCTGGCCCTTAATGACCATTGCTATCAAAATTCTGGATACTTCTCTTAGAG ATGATTTTGGTTTCAATCACATACTGTGGGTATACAGTGGCCGTCGTGGTGTCCATTGCTGGGTCTGTGACACCAGAGCAAGAAA GCTCAGCAATGAACAAAGGGCTGCAGTTGCTGACTATTTTCGAGTCTACAAG GGTGGTGAAAATACACTGAAGAAAGTATCCTTGGCTGGACCTGTCCTCCATCCTTTCCTTGC ACGGTCATACACGGATGTTCTTGAAAGCTTCTTTGAAGATAAGTTGCTACTTAGCCAACAACTCTTTGCATCAGAGGAGAGATGTCAGAAGATACTTGATCTCATCCCTGATGAAA ATGTTGCTAGTGAGCTCCATGACAAGTGGCAGGGAAATAGACGATCTTCTATTTCAAAGGAAGATGTCAATGCAGCCAGATGGAAACAATTGAAGATGACCTTACAGTCAGGAAAGCACAAG GCTCAGGGCCTTCGGAGATGTGTGGAAGAGATCATCTTCTCATACACATATCCTAGACTTGACATGGAG GTATCAAAGCACATGAATCATTTACTAAAAGCTCCCTTTTGTATACACCCGAAAACAG GTCGTGTTTGTGTTCCAATTGATCCCAATAATTGTGATGATTTTGATCCTACAGCTGTTCCGACTCTATCACAG CTTTTAGGAGAGCTCAATGCTGCTGGTTTTCAGACAGATTCTGAAAATA ATTGGGAAAGAACGTCCCTGGAGAAATCCATCAGGTTTTTCAGAACTTCGTTTCTGCAACCACTGCTGAAAGCATGCAAG GAGGAACTGGAAAGTGCATACAATGCAAAGCTCCAACAGTCCAAGAATTCATTGGATTGGTAA
- the LOC112891823 gene encoding uncharacterized protein LOC112891823 isoform X1 yields the protein MRALAHPRLGPLAAVRSSSDAPQCPALLRPALPFPAGRLRRLPELSPPATRHRRPVPPPTATVASGDAGGGSFLELTCPADFAAPGGRISVVGFGSLLSERSARSTFPDLEGFRVAALRGFRRVFAHAAPIFFERGIAVEATKEFSSLSVGPCEGELIVVIVFEIKEEVVPAFIEREHEFKFLAVVPEGLHGVPFTNQAVVCARYSDEEYFKERCQVTETPEDVPVEPAEFVETEPGAECVVEQEENQGEPEVVFGHFYPAEPGAGEE from the exons ATGCGCGCCCTCGCGCATCCTCGTCTTGGGCCACTCGCAGCCGTCCGATCATCATCCGACGCCCCACAATGCCCTGCTCTCCTCCGACCTGCTCTCCCCTTCCCCGCtggccgcctccgccgcttGCCGGagctctcgccgccggccacccgccatcgccgccccgTGCCTCCCCCCACCGCGACGGTCGCATCCggtgacgccggcggcggctcctTCCTCGAGCTCACCTGCCCCGCGGACTTCGCCGCCCCCGGCGGCCGAATTTCCGTCGTCGGCTTCGGCTCCCTCCTCTCCG AGCGGAGCGCGAGGAGCACGTTCCCGGACCTGGAGGGCTTCCGCGTGGCGGCGCTGAGGGGGTTCCGGCGGGTGTTCGCCCACGCTGCCCCCATCTTCTTCGAGCGCGGCATCGCCGTCGAGGCCACCAAG GAATTCTCAAGCCTAAGTGTGGGGCCATGCGAGGGGGAACTGATAGTAGTCATTGTATTcgaaatcaaggaggaggtg GTGCCAGCGTTTATCGAGAGGgaacatgaatttaaatttcttgCG GTTGTTCCTGAAGGATTGCATGGAGTGCCATTTACAAATCAAGCA GTTGTCTGTGCACGCTACAGCGATGAAGAATATTTCAAAGAGAGATGCCAAG tgaccgagacgccggaggacgtacccgttgagcccgccgagttcgttgagaccgagccaggagccgagtgtgtggtcgagcaagaagagaaccaag gtgagccggaagtggtgtttggccatttctaccccgccgaacccggcgcgggcgaggaatag
- the LOC112891823 gene encoding uncharacterized protein LOC112891823 isoform X2 → MRALAHPRLGPLAAVRSSSDAPQCPALLRPALPFPAGRLRRLPELSPPATRHRRPVPPPTATVASGDAGGGSFLELTCPADFAAPGGRISVVGFGSLLSERSARSTFPDLEGFRVAALRGFRRVFAHAAPIFFERGIAVEATKEFSSLSVGPCEGELIVVIVFEIKEEVPAFIEREHEFKFLAVVPEGLHGVPFTNQAVVCARYSDEEYFKERCQVTETPEDVPVEPAEFVETEPGAECVVEQEENQGEPEVVFGHFYPAEPGAGEE, encoded by the exons ATGCGCGCCCTCGCGCATCCTCGTCTTGGGCCACTCGCAGCCGTCCGATCATCATCCGACGCCCCACAATGCCCTGCTCTCCTCCGACCTGCTCTCCCCTTCCCCGCtggccgcctccgccgcttGCCGGagctctcgccgccggccacccgccatcgccgccccgTGCCTCCCCCCACCGCGACGGTCGCATCCggtgacgccggcggcggctcctTCCTCGAGCTCACCTGCCCCGCGGACTTCGCCGCCCCCGGCGGCCGAATTTCCGTCGTCGGCTTCGGCTCCCTCCTCTCCG AGCGGAGCGCGAGGAGCACGTTCCCGGACCTGGAGGGCTTCCGCGTGGCGGCGCTGAGGGGGTTCCGGCGGGTGTTCGCCCACGCTGCCCCCATCTTCTTCGAGCGCGGCATCGCCGTCGAGGCCACCAAG GAATTCTCAAGCCTAAGTGTGGGGCCATGCGAGGGGGAACTGATAGTAGTCATTGTATTcgaaatcaaggaggag GTGCCAGCGTTTATCGAGAGGgaacatgaatttaaatttcttgCG GTTGTTCCTGAAGGATTGCATGGAGTGCCATTTACAAATCAAGCA GTTGTCTGTGCACGCTACAGCGATGAAGAATATTTCAAAGAGAGATGCCAAG tgaccgagacgccggaggacgtacccgttgagcccgccgagttcgttgagaccgagccaggagccgagtgtgtggtcgagcaagaagagaaccaag gtgagccggaagtggtgtttggccatttctaccccgccgaacccggcgcgggcgaggaatag
- the LOC112891823 gene encoding uncharacterized protein LOC112891823 isoform X3: MRALAHPRLGPLAAVRSSSDAPQCPALLRPALPFPAGRLRRLPELSPPATRHRRPVPPPTATVASGDAGGGSFLELTCPADFAAPGGRISVVGFGSLLSERSARSTFPDLEGFRVAALRGFRRVFAHAAPIFFERGIAVEATKEFSSLSVGPCEGELIVVIVFEIKEEVVPAFIEREHEFKFLAVVPEGLHGVPFTNQAVVCARYSDEEYFKERCQGRICVFIRFQLFSTGSVIIVNVYVLSVSITSVVDHIL; this comes from the exons ATGCGCGCCCTCGCGCATCCTCGTCTTGGGCCACTCGCAGCCGTCCGATCATCATCCGACGCCCCACAATGCCCTGCTCTCCTCCGACCTGCTCTCCCCTTCCCCGCtggccgcctccgccgcttGCCGGagctctcgccgccggccacccgccatcgccgccccgTGCCTCCCCCCACCGCGACGGTCGCATCCggtgacgccggcggcggctcctTCCTCGAGCTCACCTGCCCCGCGGACTTCGCCGCCCCCGGCGGCCGAATTTCCGTCGTCGGCTTCGGCTCCCTCCTCTCCG AGCGGAGCGCGAGGAGCACGTTCCCGGACCTGGAGGGCTTCCGCGTGGCGGCGCTGAGGGGGTTCCGGCGGGTGTTCGCCCACGCTGCCCCCATCTTCTTCGAGCGCGGCATCGCCGTCGAGGCCACCAAG GAATTCTCAAGCCTAAGTGTGGGGCCATGCGAGGGGGAACTGATAGTAGTCATTGTATTcgaaatcaaggaggaggtg GTGCCAGCGTTTATCGAGAGGgaacatgaatttaaatttcttgCG GTTGTTCCTGAAGGATTGCATGGAGTGCCATTTACAAATCAAGCA GTTGTCTGTGCACGCTACAGCGATGAAGAATATTTCAAAGAGAGATGCCAAGGTAGAATTTGTGTCTTCATACGATTCCAACTTTTTTCAACTGGTTCTGTAATTATTGTCAATGTATATGTGCTTTCAGTCTCTATCACTTCGGTTGTTGATCATATTTTGTAG
- the LOC112891824 gene encoding uncharacterized protein LOC112891824 produces MTLAGASRRRRAPRPRLPLLVLLLLLVAPPPPRASAFRVPLRQAATLVSLSHSLLSRVAATRAARGDAAAAARARRIASLLSSRGAWGLGWDYLRHYAFSSATGCGLSCAAAASRLLAAAAEASRLRSATDAAQWMRRHYVDVRDAAGLLLSGLLDAFSEQGPLREVVMDVKWEVEEGELLKDCLEVGAKDLQGLLVIAKDLFAGASRASSRHSEL; encoded by the exons ATGACCCTAGCCGGAgcctcccgccgccggcgagcaccGCGACCCCGTCTCcctctcctcgtcctcctcctcctactcGTCGCCCCTCCACCCCCACGCGCTTCCGCGTTCCGCGTCCCGCTCCGCCAGGCCGCCACCCTTGTCTCCCTCTCCCACTCGCTCCTCTCCCGCGTCGCCGCCACCCGCGCCGCCCGTGGagacgccgccgcggccgcacgCGCCCGGCGGATCGCGTCCCTCCTATCTTCCCGTGGCGCCTGGGGGCTCGGTTGGGACTACCTCCGGCACTACGCCTTCTCGTCGGCCACCGGGTGCGGCCTCTCCTGCGCGGCCGCCGcgtcccgcctcctcgccgctgCCGCGGAGGCCTCGCGCCTCCGTTCCGCCACTGACGCCGCCCAGTGGATGCGCCGCCACTACGTGGACGTCCGCGACGCCGCCGGGCTGCTCCTCAGCGGCCTCCTCGACGCCTTCTCCGAACAG GGGCCGTTGAGAGAGGTGGTGATGGATGTGAAGTGGGAGGTGGAGGAAGGGGAGTTGCTCAAGGATTGCCTGGAGGTGGGAGCAAAGGACTTGCAAGGTTTGCTTGTCATTGCCAAAGATCTTTTCGCTGGTGCTTCAAGGGCTTCTTCACGACATAGCGAACTCTGA